One stretch of Balneolaceae bacterium DNA includes these proteins:
- a CDS encoding PQQ-dependent sugar dehydrogenase, whose protein sequence is MKEQVHHLRGLTLPLLSCLLLLLSACSDSVSMDDNGNGNPPPGEFDPDAYVLENAFPGLSFNRPVLLTDAGDGSGRLFVVEQRGTIRVFENDPGTSSSRLFLDLRGKVDDSGGEEGLLGLAFHPDYTSNGYFYVNYTAASPARSVNSRFTVSSDPDVANPSSELEILSYAQPFSNHNGGQLTFGPDGLLYIALGDGGSGGDPRGNGQDRTTLLGSILRIDVDGAEEGRNYAIASRNPFVGNEQGYREEIYAWGLRNPWRFSFDAETGRLIAGDVGQSRYEEIDLIESGGNYGWNIMEGNHCYGSQNCDQAGLTPPIWEYAHNGGNGSVTGGYVYRGEDLPALEGYYIYADFISGRIWALDLSDSDNPENHLLIDSDLNISSFGVDADNELYICAFDGSIYRLRHR, encoded by the coding sequence ATGAAGGAGCAAGTCCACCACCTCCGCGGCCTCACTCTGCCCTTACTCTCCTGCCTTCTGCTCCTGCTTTCCGCTTGCAGCGACAGCGTCTCCATGGACGACAACGGCAACGGCAATCCGCCGCCCGGGGAATTCGACCCGGATGCCTACGTACTGGAGAACGCTTTCCCCGGGCTCTCCTTCAACCGGCCCGTCTTGCTGACCGACGCCGGGGACGGCTCCGGCAGGCTGTTCGTGGTGGAGCAGAGGGGCACCATCCGGGTCTTTGAAAACGATCCGGGAACCTCCTCCAGCCGGCTGTTCCTGGATCTCCGCGGGAAGGTGGACGATTCCGGAGGCGAGGAGGGACTGCTGGGCCTGGCCTTCCACCCCGACTACACCTCCAACGGATACTTCTACGTCAACTACACGGCCGCCTCTCCCGCCCGGAGCGTCAACAGCCGGTTCACGGTTTCATCCGACCCGGACGTCGCGAATCCCTCCAGCGAATTGGAAATCCTCTCCTACGCCCAGCCCTTCAGTAATCACAACGGGGGGCAGCTGACCTTCGGACCCGACGGCTTGCTCTACATCGCCCTGGGCGACGGGGGCTCCGGGGGCGATCCGCGCGGCAACGGCCAGGACCGCACCACCCTTCTGGGCAGCATCCTGCGCATCGACGTCGACGGCGCAGAAGAGGGACGAAACTACGCCATCGCCTCCCGCAATCCCTTCGTGGGCAACGAGCAGGGCTACCGGGAGGAAATCTACGCCTGGGGGCTGCGCAATCCCTGGCGCTTTTCCTTTGATGCCGAGACGGGGCGCCTCATCGCTGGAGATGTGGGACAGTCCCGCTACGAGGAGATCGACCTCATCGAAAGCGGCGGGAACTACGGCTGGAACATCATGGAGGGGAACCACTGCTACGGCTCGCAAAACTGCGATCAGGCGGGACTGACCCCGCCGATCTGGGAGTACGCCCACAACGGCGGCAACGGCTCGGTGACCGGCGGCTACGTCTATCGCGGGGAGGATCTACCGGCCCTGGAGGGATACTACATCTACGCCGATTTTATTTCGGGGCGCATCTGGGCGCTGGACCTGTCTGATTCCGATAACCCCGAGAACCACCTGCTCATCGATTCCGACCTCAACATATCCTCCTTCGGCGTGGACGCCGACAACGAGCTCTACATCTGCGCCTTCGACGGCAGCATTTACCGCCTGAGGCATAGGTGA
- a CDS encoding DUF2283 domain-containing protein has translation MKVNFDSDNDVLYLRFSGEEIAESEEQRPGVIFDYDTRGYIVGMEFLEASTKINHPAALVHEVE, from the coding sequence ATGAAGGTTAATTTCGACTCTGATAACGACGTACTTTACCTTCGCTTTTCGGGTGAGGAAATCGCAGAAAGTGAGGAGCAGCGTCCCGGTGTCATTTTTGACTATGACACCCGGGGCTACATTGTGGGTATGGAGTTTCTGGAAGCATCAACAAAAATCAACCACCCAGCCGCCCTCGTTCATGAAGTGGAATAA
- a CDS encoding fibronectin type III domain-containing protein — protein sequence MHAQRLLFITLLLLFLTGLLTCTKVEVYTLDTSVTPAEGGIVEPMPGGYDEGIELVFHARPSGDYIFDHWEGDLEGTRNPQAVEISSNMEVGAVFALKTYSLKVATQGEGTVDEQVVAGDSTYEHGTRVQLTATPNEGWRFDHWEGDLQGDTNPVSLTVVNNQSVTAVFELQEYPFSTTIEGMGTIQRSPDQLIYKHFDSVTLTAVPEKGWQFNRWEGDLEGNANPDSLVIDDSLSVTAVFSFIEKPPTVKTSFVSNIQSFIAKSGGDVVSDGGAEVTERGVCWSKSPGPTLADNCSQSGLGTGSFVVSMSYLDPASTYYVRAYATNEVATAYGSDFSFTTDNPSDPYSFLLSWQRDPTTTMTIDWHTDDVAEQWMQYRRKGDSQWNTVQGKVSDFPGSERVIRRHEITGLLPNTTYEFRFTGRDVYTFRTLPSQQSRTIRFAAAGDVMHTTQWMSQTAQVAAQYNLDFVMLGGDLAYANGNPFYAGRWYDYLEVWSENMITAGNRVIPHLAAIGNHEVKGAFVGRHPGYEQTNAVRADLAPFFYSLMAFPGQPGYGVLDFGDYMSLIFLDSNHTNPPDGQQAAWLENALASRQDGRHLFPLYHVGAYPSRRQDEITNQLVRQHWVPLFEQYGVRVAFENHNHNYKRTVPLKGGVQSSDGITYMGDGAWGVAIEPSEPYSYFAKTAQVHHFILVEVEGSQIRMRVIDDSGNQIDQVTVDQ from the coding sequence ATGCACGCACAGCGCTTACTTTTCATTACCCTTCTATTATTGTTCCTGACAGGACTCCTGACCTGTACCAAGGTGGAAGTCTACACGCTGGATACCTCCGTCACTCCGGCTGAGGGCGGCATCGTAGAGCCGATGCCCGGCGGATACGACGAAGGCATTGAACTGGTGTTTCACGCAAGGCCTTCCGGTGATTACATATTCGATCACTGGGAAGGCGATCTGGAGGGAACTCGCAATCCGCAGGCGGTGGAGATCTCCAGCAATATGGAGGTAGGCGCAGTCTTTGCCCTGAAAACCTATTCCCTGAAGGTCGCAACGCAGGGGGAAGGAACCGTGGATGAGCAGGTGGTGGCTGGAGACTCTACATACGAACATGGCACACGCGTGCAGCTTACAGCTACACCGAATGAAGGATGGCGTTTCGACCACTGGGAAGGCGATCTTCAAGGTGATACCAATCCTGTTTCCCTGACAGTGGTGAATAATCAATCGGTCACTGCCGTCTTCGAATTGCAGGAGTATCCCTTCTCGACCACCATTGAAGGAATGGGCACTATACAACGATCGCCCGACCAGTTAATTTACAAGCATTTTGACAGCGTCACCCTTACGGCAGTTCCCGAAAAGGGATGGCAATTCAACCGCTGGGAAGGCGACCTGGAGGGCAACGCCAATCCCGATTCGCTGGTCATCGATGACTCTCTTTCAGTTACGGCCGTCTTTTCCTTCATCGAGAAACCTCCGACGGTTAAAACTTCCTTTGTTTCCAACATCCAGTCTTTTATTGCGAAAAGCGGGGGCGACGTGGTCAGTGACGGAGGAGCGGAGGTAACCGAACGCGGGGTATGCTGGAGCAAGAGTCCGGGACCCACCCTCGCGGATAACTGTTCCCAGAGTGGTTTAGGTACAGGATCCTTCGTGGTTTCCATGAGCTACCTGGATCCCGCATCCACCTATTACGTTAGAGCCTACGCCACCAACGAGGTTGCTACGGCTTATGGCAGCGATTTCAGTTTTACCACCGACAACCCCTCCGATCCCTATTCCTTTCTGTTATCCTGGCAACGTGACCCCACCACCACCATGACCATCGACTGGCACACGGACGACGTCGCCGAACAATGGATGCAGTACAGGCGGAAGGGCGACAGTCAGTGGAATACGGTGCAGGGCAAGGTAAGCGATTTCCCAGGTTCGGAACGGGTCATTCGGAGACATGAGATCACGGGATTACTTCCCAACACCACCTATGAATTCCGCTTTACCGGCCGTGATGTCTACACCTTTCGAACCCTCCCCTCCCAGCAAAGCCGCACCATACGTTTTGCGGCCGCAGGGGATGTCATGCACACCACCCAATGGATGAGTCAGACAGCCCAGGTTGCAGCACAGTACAATCTCGACTTCGTCATGCTGGGCGGCGACCTGGCCTATGCCAACGGCAATCCATTCTATGCTGGCCGATGGTACGACTACCTGGAGGTGTGGAGCGAGAACATGATTACCGCCGGGAACCGCGTCATACCCCACCTGGCCGCTATTGGCAACCACGAAGTCAAAGGTGCTTTTGTGGGGCGACATCCAGGGTATGAGCAGACCAACGCAGTCCGTGCTGACCTTGCGCCCTTCTTCTACTCCCTTATGGCCTTTCCCGGGCAGCCGGGCTACGGGGTACTCGACTTCGGCGACTATATGAGCCTGATCTTCCTCGATTCCAACCACACCAATCCGCCGGACGGCCAGCAGGCTGCATGGCTGGAGAATGCGCTGGCCAGCCGTCAGGACGGGCGGCACCTCTTTCCCCTCTACCACGTAGGCGCCTATCCCTCCCGTCGCCAGGACGAAATCACCAATCAGCTGGTGCGCCAGCACTGGGTGCCGCTTTTCGAGCAGTACGGGGTACGGGTAGCCTTCGAGAACCACAATCACAACTACAAGCGCACGGTGCCCCTTAAGGGAGGCGTTCAGAGCTCGGACGGCATTACCTATATGGGAGACGGCGCCTGGGGGGTGGCCATTGAGCCCAGCGAGCCCTATTCCTATTTCGCCAAAACCGCCCAGGTGCACCATTTCATCCTGGTGGAGGTGGAGGGTTCCCAGATTCGCATGCGCGTCATAGACGACAGCGGCAACCAGATTGACCAGGTGACGGTCGACCAGTGA
- a CDS encoding DUF4835 family protein, producing the protein MKWNKLKYLLLFLPLLYLTAAQQASGQELEVSVDLDYSSITSGSTDYLDNLPSEIEQYLNDTDWIAADYEPRERIEVTLQITLLGVDNDYNFDANLVVRSQRPIYNSLQSTTVLLFNDQNWTFRYMPNRTLIHDELRFDPLTTLLDFYAYLLLGLDYDTFEELGGSDHYSQAQNLVSLAQSGDSPGWERSGSQRNRAQIVTNLLNPSYRSFREALYRYHRLGIDRFLDEPEEARRSVLQALRTLQENSSSTTGDLLFDLFFTAKYRELASVFEDGSAQVRREAYQLLSELDPGHLGTYERLNR; encoded by the coding sequence ATGAAGTGGAATAAGCTGAAATACCTGCTTCTTTTCCTCCCGCTGCTGTACCTGACGGCGGCGCAGCAGGCCTCCGGCCAGGAGTTGGAGGTATCGGTAGACCTGGATTACAGCAGCATCACCAGCGGCTCCACCGACTACCTGGATAACCTGCCCTCCGAAATTGAGCAATACCTGAACGACACTGACTGGATCGCGGCCGACTACGAGCCGCGGGAACGCATTGAAGTCACCCTGCAGATCACCCTGCTGGGCGTGGACAACGACTACAACTTCGACGCCAACCTGGTGGTCCGCTCCCAGCGCCCCATCTACAACTCCCTGCAGAGTACCACGGTGCTGCTGTTCAACGACCAGAACTGGACCTTCCGCTATATGCCCAACCGTACACTGATCCACGACGAGCTTCGCTTTGATCCCCTCACCACCCTGCTAGATTTCTACGCCTACCTGTTGCTGGGACTCGATTACGATACTTTTGAGGAGCTGGGCGGCAGCGACCACTACTCGCAGGCCCAGAACCTGGTCTCACTCGCCCAGTCGGGCGATTCTCCGGGCTGGGAGCGAAGTGGCTCGCAGCGCAACCGCGCGCAGATCGTGACCAACCTGCTCAATCCCTCCTACCGAAGCTTCCGGGAGGCTCTCTACCGCTATCACAGGCTGGGAATCGACCGCTTCCTGGATGAGCCGGAGGAGGCGCGCCGGTCGGTCCTGCAGGCCCTGCGCACCTTGCAGGAGAACAGCTCGTCCACCACGGGCGACCTGCTCTTCGATCTCTTTTTCACCGCCAAATACCGCGAACTGGCCTCCGTCTTCGAGGACGGCAGCGCCCAGGTGCGCCGGGAAGCCTACCAGCTGCTTTCCGAACTCGACCCTGGGCACCTGGGCACCTACGAGCGGTTGAACCGGTAG
- a CDS encoding HigA family addiction module antitoxin, giving the protein MLPKNRTSTHPGVVLFEEFLNPLDITQQKLSDHLGIPIQRINEIVNGKRGISPETAWLLAGAFQTTPEFWMNLQANYDLTKHRPDREIQPLESLDN; this is encoded by the coding sequence ATGTTACCCAAGAATAGGACAAGCACACATCCCGGTGTCGTTTTATTTGAAGAATTCCTAAATCCATTGGATATAACACAGCAAAAATTGTCAGATCACCTGGGCATCCCTATACAACGGATTAATGAAATAGTGAACGGTAAGCGCGGAATTTCCCCGGAAACTGCATGGCTTCTGGCCGGAGCATTCCAAACAACGCCCGAGTTCTGGATGAATCTCCAGGCCAATTACGACCTCACAAAACATCGTCCGGACAGGGAGATCCAACCATTGGAAAGTCTCGATAACTGA